Proteins encoded together in one Terriglobia bacterium window:
- a CDS encoding SIS domain-containing protein, which translates to MPLRNINPFRRFPAKPASSVEPYFRKMAQLIPALPYQAIDQIAAAFLEALQEGRRVFVFGNGGSAASASHMACDMNKGLGEQTSARRMKVMALTDNVPVMTALANDYGYEHVFSEQLKNFAQERDVALAISGSGDSPNILLALKTARAMGARTAGVAGFHGGAMKSLCDICAVVPSDDMRMIEDMHHAILHSIFTAMRETLRAEQEAAAAAGRFGR; encoded by the coding sequence GTGCCCCTGAGAAATATCAACCCGTTTCGGCGATTCCCGGCCAAGCCGGCCAGCAGCGTTGAACCTTACTTTCGCAAAATGGCGCAGTTGATCCCTGCGCTGCCCTACCAGGCCATTGATCAGATCGCTGCCGCCTTCCTGGAGGCATTGCAGGAAGGCAGGAGAGTTTTTGTCTTCGGCAACGGCGGCAGCGCCGCGTCCGCTTCGCACATGGCCTGCGACATGAACAAGGGGCTGGGGGAGCAGACGTCGGCGCGACGCATGAAAGTAATGGCGCTTACCGATAACGTTCCGGTGATGACGGCGCTGGCCAACGACTACGGTTACGAACATGTGTTCTCTGAACAGTTGAAGAATTTTGCCCAGGAACGCGACGTGGCCCTGGCCATCAGCGGGAGCGGCGACTCGCCCAATATTCTTTTGGCGTTGAAGACGGCGCGCGCGATGGGGGCCCGTACGGCGGGCGTGGCCGGGTTCCATGGCGGGGCGATGAAGTCCTTGTGCGATATTTGCGCGGTGGTGCCGTCGGACGACATGCGGATGATTGAAGACATGCATCACGCCATCCTGCATTCCATCTTCACCGCCATGCGGGAGACGCTGCGGGCCGAACAAGAAGCGGCCGCGGCAGCAGGACGGTTCGGCAGATAA
- a CDS encoding lipopolysaccharide biosynthesis protein, producing the protein MEASGSAPIPIYEPPLGPEIGKPEGWERREQSAGFVSKLRLLWRDRRFLWRVTWMTGVLSAVVALLLPVHWKGVVKVVPSEGSGSMAMGGLLSRIANSSAASTGSSLGLGLDAASLLGAKTPGAFYVEVLKSQTVRDRLIDRFDLQTHYWMGAGRFPSLKGSRFKTRKKLAAFTDIEEDKKSGVITVTVTDYDQRMAAAIANAYIQELNRASADLNASDAHRERIFLEDRLKGARQDLARASEELTQFSSKNSVMDPQSQSRAMMDAAARLQGELIARESELRSLEQIYSADNTRVRTLRAHISELQSQLKKMVGSSVSAQGTVEAAGTVPYSMRTLPALGTRYADLYRETKIQETVYEFLTQQYEMAKIQEAKELPMVRTMDPALPPEKKSGPIRTLVVSASMMLGLFMACSWTLGRAAWDRVPAHDPRRQLAKEIGSDVHSFAARFRRGNS; encoded by the coding sequence GTGGAAGCTAGCGGTTCCGCCCCCATCCCGATCTATGAACCTCCGCTGGGACCGGAGATCGGGAAGCCGGAAGGATGGGAACGCCGGGAGCAAAGCGCAGGTTTTGTGTCCAAACTGCGTTTGCTGTGGCGCGACCGCCGATTCTTGTGGCGCGTTACATGGATGACCGGGGTGTTGTCGGCGGTGGTGGCGTTGCTGCTTCCGGTGCACTGGAAAGGCGTGGTCAAGGTGGTCCCCAGCGAAGGCTCGGGCAGCATGGCGATGGGCGGCCTGCTCAGCCGGATCGCCAACAGCAGCGCTGCGTCCACGGGTTCAAGTTTGGGATTGGGGCTTGACGCGGCGAGTCTGCTGGGCGCCAAGACTCCCGGCGCGTTCTATGTGGAAGTCCTGAAAAGCCAGACGGTACGCGACCGGTTGATAGACCGCTTCGATCTGCAAACGCACTACTGGATGGGCGCCGGCCGATTCCCCTCGCTGAAAGGCAGCCGCTTCAAGACGCGCAAGAAGCTCGCGGCATTCACTGACATTGAAGAAGACAAGAAGAGCGGCGTCATCACGGTAACGGTCACCGACTACGACCAGCGGATGGCAGCCGCGATCGCCAATGCCTACATCCAGGAACTCAACCGCGCATCCGCCGACTTGAATGCGTCTGACGCGCATCGCGAACGCATCTTCCTGGAAGACCGCCTCAAAGGCGCCCGGCAGGATCTGGCGCGAGCGTCCGAAGAGCTGACGCAGTTCTCCAGCAAAAACAGTGTTATGGATCCGCAGTCGCAAAGTCGCGCCATGATGGATGCGGCGGCACGGTTGCAGGGAGAGCTCATCGCCAGGGAATCCGAATTGCGGAGCCTGGAACAGATATATTCCGCAGACAATACCCGAGTCCGCACCTTGCGGGCACACATCAGCGAACTACAGTCGCAACTCAAGAAGATGGTTGGAAGCTCCGTGTCGGCGCAAGGCACGGTCGAAGCAGCAGGCACGGTGCCTTATTCCATGCGAACGCTGCCGGCCCTGGGCACGCGCTACGCCGATCTGTACCGGGAAACCAAAATCCAGGAAACGGTGTACGAGTTCCTGACGCAGCAATACGAGATGGCGAAGATCCAGGAAGCCAAAGAGCTTCCCATGGTGAGAACCATGGACCCGGCGCTGCCGCCGGAAAAGAAATCAGGTCCCATACGGACGTTGGTGGTGAGCGCTAGCATGATGCTAGGTCTGTTCATGGCTTGCTCCTGGACCCTGGGCCGAGCGGCGTGGGACCGCGTGCCGGCGCACGATCCGCGGCGGCAGTTGGCGAAGGAGATTGGGAGTGACGTCCACAGCTTTGCCGCAAGATTCAGGCGAGGGAATTCGTAA
- a CDS encoding phosphatase PAP2 family protein, whose translation MKPTEQSDGKPVQQADDPAKAPASSQLPEKPAPPAEKKPVEKERSPASASPKGFLRNFAQDQKDIWTSPLHARVSDLNWLAPMAGVTFGMINADAEFSSRLSNTGTLFKRSSTASNGGVAVILAGTGGLYFLGRIREDDRQRETGILAMEAAADAGVVVEVFKLATQRQRPQDGAGQGKFFQSSSILNSSFPSAHSVVAWSAATVLAHEYPGVLTQVLSYGLATAVSVTRVTGKQHFTSDAVVSSAMGWMIGRHVYFSHHQGDLAGGMWGTFHHDGQEEGGSIAHRSSPYVPMDSWVYAAFDRLAALGAVNSGFAGLRPWTRAECARLLEEAEGEVDEQSGDEGSRVYAALAREFAPELNDTLRNDVAIDSVYARATNISGTPLTDGYHFGQTIVNDYGRPYQKGFNGLAGFTASGSSGALGFYLRGEYEHAPSAPGVSQAVLDQTLLTDFKVLGQTAAPIAAFSQPRLLDTYVMLNIKGWQASFGKQSLWLSPTQDPFLQSTNVEPMYMLRVSQTAPQQLPGFLKYLGPFRTEFWVGKMTGHHYISTQGPLGDVVSLGRTLSRQPMVNGTKINFKPTPNFEFGVGRTGVFGGPDFPITVGSMRHALLSTTNAAGRGHDPGDRRSTFDFSYRLPGFRNWLTLYDDSFVEDEISPIGYPRRAAHTPGLYMSQVPGLPHLDLRVEASYTNLPGLIQTPVGGFFYWNTRYLDGYTNKGNVIGNGTVGRQGISLRGSSTYWFASDKTVQLGYRSMIADDMFLGGGNLRDIYLKSEWSFRKSVSVSAFLQHEWWNFPLLSAGQKQNDFTASFQVTYSPHWRFKRGS comes from the coding sequence GTGAAACCCACGGAGCAGTCAGACGGGAAACCCGTTCAGCAGGCCGATGATCCTGCCAAGGCCCCGGCCAGCAGCCAGCTCCCGGAAAAACCTGCGCCTCCGGCGGAGAAAAAGCCGGTGGAGAAAGAGCGGTCACCGGCCAGTGCCTCGCCCAAGGGATTTCTGCGTAACTTTGCTCAAGACCAAAAAGACATATGGACCAGCCCACTGCACGCTCGCGTGAGTGATCTGAATTGGCTTGCTCCCATGGCCGGCGTGACGTTCGGAATGATCAACGCCGATGCGGAGTTTTCTTCGCGGCTCTCCAATACCGGAACGCTGTTCAAACGCTCCAGTACGGCCTCGAATGGAGGGGTAGCGGTAATTCTCGCGGGGACCGGTGGGTTGTATTTTCTGGGAAGGATTCGGGAAGACGACCGGCAGCGGGAAACCGGCATTCTGGCCATGGAAGCGGCTGCGGACGCCGGGGTGGTGGTGGAAGTTTTCAAACTGGCCACGCAACGCCAGCGTCCTCAGGACGGAGCCGGACAGGGCAAATTCTTCCAGAGCAGTTCGATTTTGAATTCTTCATTTCCCTCGGCCCACAGCGTGGTAGCGTGGTCGGCGGCCACGGTGCTGGCGCATGAATATCCCGGCGTGTTGACGCAGGTGCTCAGCTACGGCCTGGCGACTGCCGTAAGCGTGACGCGCGTGACGGGCAAGCAGCACTTCACCAGCGACGCGGTAGTAAGCAGCGCCATGGGCTGGATGATTGGCCGCCATGTCTATTTTTCGCACCACCAGGGTGATCTGGCGGGCGGGATGTGGGGAACGTTTCATCACGACGGCCAGGAGGAAGGCGGGTCCATCGCGCACCGCTCGTCGCCGTATGTCCCCATGGACAGTTGGGTGTATGCGGCGTTTGACCGCCTGGCGGCGCTGGGCGCCGTCAACAGCGGGTTTGCCGGCTTGCGTCCTTGGACGCGGGCGGAGTGCGCGCGGCTCCTGGAAGAAGCCGAAGGCGAGGTGGACGAACAATCTGGCGATGAAGGCTCACGCGTGTATGCCGCGCTGGCCCGGGAGTTTGCTCCAGAGTTGAACGACACGCTGCGCAACGATGTAGCGATTGACTCGGTATACGCGCGCGCCACCAATATCTCCGGTACACCACTCACGGATGGCTACCATTTTGGACAGACCATCGTGAATGATTACGGGCGTCCGTACCAGAAGGGATTCAACGGGCTGGCCGGGTTTACCGCCAGCGGTTCCAGCGGCGCGCTGGGATTCTACCTTCGCGGGGAGTATGAACACGCTCCTTCGGCACCGGGAGTCTCACAAGCAGTGCTGGACCAGACCCTGCTTACCGACTTCAAGGTCCTGGGGCAGACGGCCGCGCCCATCGCAGCATTCAGCCAGCCCCGGTTGCTGGACACCTACGTGATGCTGAACATCAAGGGATGGCAGGCATCGTTTGGCAAACAAAGTTTGTGGCTGTCACCCACGCAAGATCCTTTCCTGCAAAGCACCAACGTCGAACCCATGTACATGCTCCGCGTATCGCAGACGGCGCCGCAGCAGTTGCCGGGCTTCTTGAAATACCTGGGGCCGTTCCGCACGGAATTCTGGGTGGGCAAGATGACCGGGCATCACTACATCAGCACACAGGGGCCGCTGGGCGACGTGGTCAGCCTGGGCCGGACGTTGTCCCGGCAGCCGATGGTGAACGGCACCAAGATCAACTTCAAGCCGACTCCAAATTTTGAGTTCGGCGTGGGACGCACCGGAGTTTTCGGCGGACCGGACTTCCCGATCACCGTGGGGTCCATGCGCCACGCGTTGCTTTCCACCACGAACGCGGCCGGGCGGGGGCACGATCCAGGCGACCGCCGGTCTACATTTGACTTCAGCTATCGCCTGCCGGGATTCCGCAACTGGCTTACGCTGTATGACGATTCGTTTGTGGAGGATGAGATATCTCCCATCGGCTATCCGCGGCGCGCTGCGCACACGCCCGGGCTCTACATGTCACAGGTGCCAGGTCTTCCGCATCTCGACCTGCGTGTGGAAGCCTCCTATACCAACCTGCCTGGGTTGATCCAAACGCCGGTGGGCGGCTTCTTCTACTGGAACACGCGTTACCTGGACGGCTACACCAACAAGGGCAACGTCATCGGAAACGGGACGGTGGGGCGGCAGGGAATTTCTCTGCGGGGATCGAGCACCTATTGGTTCGCATCCGACAAAACCGTGCAACTGGGGTACCGCAGCATGATCGCCGACGATATGTTCCTGGGCGGCGGCAACCTGCGCGACATCTATCTCAAGTCAGAATGGAGTTTCCGCAAGAGCGTTTCGGTTTCAGCGTTCCTGCAACACGAGTGGTGGAATTTTCCGTTGTTGAGCGCGGGACAGAAGCAGAATGATTTCACCGCGTCGTTTCAAGTAACATATTCGCCGCATTGGAGATTCAAACGTGGAAGCTAG
- a CDS encoding glycosyltransferase family 4 protein, protein MRIAFDLRRIHNPGIGRYMKGLTEAVLALAPQNDYLLILPPGGEEMVAGASSRVERIITPLKYYSLREQIELPAMLRRHRVDLLHAPHFNLPLLRSCPTVVTLHDVIYLACPDDLSSRLGRWYYRGMMMAAARRSSRIVTDSEFSKSDLIRYLHADAAKIDVIYPGVDPLFQPVSDEARLQGVRTRYGIEGDYLIYTGIYKPRKNHAGLLRAFQSLLRRRVSVQLVLAGPLNEGEAELRKLAGELGVAERVIFTGFVSDADLSALYSGARVYACPSLYEGFGFTVLEAIACGVPVVCARETSLPEVAGDAALYADSRNPEEFGAALHRAFSDDELRTALLEKGRKNVRRFRWETAAALVLAVYDRALGGGVRQQVAA, encoded by the coding sequence ATGCGAATCGCATTTGATCTGCGGAGAATCCACAACCCCGGTATCGGCAGGTACATGAAGGGCCTAACGGAAGCCGTGCTTGCGCTGGCGCCGCAAAACGATTACCTGTTGATTTTGCCGCCCGGCGGGGAAGAGATGGTCGCCGGCGCATCCTCCCGCGTGGAGCGAATCATTACTCCGCTGAAGTATTACTCATTGCGCGAACAGATTGAGCTGCCCGCCATGTTGCGCCGCCACAGAGTAGACCTGCTGCACGCGCCGCACTTCAATCTGCCGTTGCTGCGGAGCTGTCCCACGGTGGTAACTTTGCACGATGTGATTTACCTGGCTTGTCCGGACGACTTGTCGTCTCGGCTGGGCCGATGGTATTACCGCGGCATGATGATGGCGGCTGCTCGGCGCAGTAGCCGGATCGTCACTGATTCCGAGTTCTCTAAGAGTGACTTGATCCGTTATCTGCATGCCGACGCCGCGAAGATAGATGTTATCTATCCTGGGGTTGATCCGCTCTTTCAGCCAGTTAGCGACGAAGCCAGGCTGCAGGGCGTCCGCACGCGCTACGGCATTGAAGGCGACTACCTTATATATACGGGCATTTACAAGCCACGCAAGAACCATGCCGGGCTGTTGCGCGCGTTTCAGAGCCTTCTGCGCCGTCGCGTCTCAGTGCAGTTGGTGCTGGCCGGCCCTTTGAATGAAGGTGAAGCAGAGTTGCGTAAGCTGGCCGGCGAGCTGGGCGTTGCGGAGCGCGTGATCTTTACTGGGTTTGTCAGCGACGCCGACCTGTCTGCGCTGTACTCGGGAGCGCGAGTCTACGCGTGCCCGTCGCTTTACGAGGGATTTGGTTTTACCGTACTGGAAGCCATTGCGTGCGGCGTGCCGGTGGTCTGCGCCAGGGAAACATCTTTGCCGGAAGTCGCCGGCGATGCGGCCCTCTACGCCGACTCTCGCAACCCGGAAGAATTCGGCGCAGCCCTGCATCGCGCCTTCAGCGACGATGAGCTGCGCACAGCGCTACTCGAGAAAGGTCGCAAGAATGTCCGGCGCTTCCGCTGGGAGACCGCAGCGGCCCTGGTACTGGCCGTGTATGATCGCGCGCTGGGTGGCGGCGTGCGCCAACAAGTTGCTGCGTGA
- a CDS encoding glycosyltransferase family 4 protein translates to MRIAIDPWVLASRFSHHGTHVYARNLVAQFHKLAASHAGVEFCLFRPSGNVNGDKLFQPSPGFELVAAPMVRNDRLWRLAGANRAAARSHADLLFSPTSNTLAWGKVPVVATIHDTTPTVMPSHSGRVNFMLRSLMRAAVKFSRAIITVSEYSKQDLIKTYGVAGEKISVVYNGYDRSVFNAAPVDAEKLRVLREKLGIRRPYVFHHSVIQPRKNLVRLIQAYRLLLEKNPSMELDLVLAGPLGWQYEGVVAAAQGHEHARGRVLLPGALADVELAALIKGASLVVIPSLYEGFCLPMIEAMACGAAVIASGTSCLPEVSGKTLRYFNPTSVEEMAEQMQSVLCDAALARELQQRGLQRAEAFSWERCAEETLRVLLNAAPGDEPKMSDCVRQ, encoded by the coding sequence GTGAGAATCGCCATTGATCCTTGGGTGCTGGCCAGCCGCTTCAGTCATCACGGAACGCACGTGTATGCGCGGAACCTGGTCGCCCAATTTCATAAGCTGGCTGCCTCGCATGCGGGAGTGGAGTTTTGTCTCTTCCGGCCGTCCGGCAACGTGAACGGCGACAAACTTTTCCAGCCGAGCCCGGGCTTTGAACTGGTTGCAGCGCCGATGGTGCGGAACGATCGGCTGTGGCGGTTGGCGGGCGCTAATCGCGCGGCGGCGCGTTCGCATGCCGACCTGCTGTTTTCTCCGACCTCGAATACTCTGGCCTGGGGCAAGGTGCCGGTGGTGGCGACCATCCATGACACCACGCCCACGGTGATGCCTTCGCACTCGGGCCGAGTCAACTTCATGTTGCGGTCGCTTATGAGGGCCGCGGTAAAGTTCTCGCGGGCCATCATCACCGTTTCCGAGTATTCCAAGCAAGATTTGATCAAGACATACGGCGTGGCCGGAGAGAAGATATCGGTGGTCTATAACGGATATGACCGCAGCGTGTTCAACGCGGCGCCAGTTGATGCCGAAAAGCTGCGCGTGCTGCGCGAAAAACTGGGGATTCGCCGGCCATATGTGTTTCATCACAGCGTTATCCAACCCAGGAAGAATTTGGTCAGACTGATTCAGGCGTATCGTCTGCTGTTGGAGAAGAACCCGAGTATGGAGCTTGACCTGGTGCTGGCGGGGCCGCTGGGCTGGCAGTATGAGGGCGTGGTAGCTGCTGCCCAGGGGCATGAACACGCACGCGGGCGGGTGCTGTTGCCCGGAGCTTTAGCTGACGTTGAACTGGCCGCGCTGATCAAGGGCGCGTCGCTGGTGGTGATACCGTCGTTATACGAAGGTTTTTGTTTACCGATGATTGAAGCCATGGCCTGCGGCGCGGCGGTGATCGCGTCGGGAACGTCCTGCTTGCCGGAAGTTTCCGGGAAGACGCTGCGGTATTTTAATCCAACTTCAGTGGAAGAAATGGCGGAGCAGATGCAATCTGTTCTCTGCGACGCTGCGCTGGCCCGCGAGCTGCAGCAGAGAGGACTGCAGCGGGCAGAAGCGTTCAGTTGGGAACGCTGCGCGGAAGAAACGCTGCGAGTGTTGCTGAACGCCGCACCGGGAGACGAACCCAAAATGAGCGACTGCGTGAGGCAATGA